One Flavobacterium cerinum genomic window, TTAATTCGATGGCTTTATTATAAGCTTCCATCGCCGGCCAGTATTTGGTTGTCACAAAGTAACAATCAGCCATTCGGAGATAAGCATCATTCAAACGCACTTTGTCATCTTTTGCGATATTGATGTATTCCTGGAAGTATTTTGCAGCCTGTTCGTATTCTTTCTGCTTAAAATAAGTATAAGCCAGGTCGTAGTTTGCATTTTTATATTCCGGAGTATTCTTAGCTTCTGCATTCCCCAGGAATTGTTTAAAGCTGATTAATGCATCACCAAACTGTCCTAAAACATATTCCGTTTCTGCTTTCCAGAATATGGCACGGGTTGTAAATTTAGCGTCCCGTTGTTCTGCTATCGATTTTTTAAAAAGAGCTAGTGCTTCGTTGTAATTACCATCGGTATACAATTCCAGTCCGCGGTAAAAAGTAACTTTTTGATAGGCCAGTTTATTTTCCGGTGTTTTACTCTTTTCAAGTAAAACTAATGCTTCTTTATAATTTTTTGAGGTGATATACGAGTTGATCAATAGCGATTCAATCTCTGCTTTATAGGACGTATTCGGATATTTGTTCAGATATCCCATTAACACTTCCGGTACACTTTGGTACGGGTTTCCGATATCATAGCTTAATTTTGCATAATTCAGATACGCATCTTCTTGAATTTTGGCATCAAATTCCATTTCCGATGCATTTTTAAATGCGTTTAAAGCCTGTTGTTTTTTATCCGTTTTCAGATAACTTTCTGCCAAATGGTAATAGGCATTCTGCGCTACAGCATCCTGACCGTTAATGATTTTATTAAACTGCGCGATTGCATTTTCATAATCTCCGGCCTTATAGTAGGCATATCCCAACTGATAAAAATCGGTATTATTCCACTTCCCTTTTTTTCCTTTGTATTCTGTCAGATACGGTAAAGCCTTGTCGTATTGTTTCAGGTTAAAATAACTTTCCCCGATAATTTTGGACAATTCCGATTTTTCATTGGCATCCGATTTTGACAATTGCGGAATTCCTAAGTCAATTGCCTTTTGGAAATTCCCCAGTTTAAAATTCATATCCGCCTGGAAATAGGACATTTTCTCTTTGTATTTGTCCTTATCCGCTACCTGATCGAAATATTGCGTTGCATCTTTATAGTTATCGGTTTCATAAGCCATATACCCCAAATAGTATTTCGCCTGTGATCCGTATTCTTTGGAATTAGCAACTTTATTAAAGTATTTTTCGGCTTCTTTTTTGTTTTTAGCTGTAAAGTAACAGTAGCCTTTTTGAAAATTATAGCGTTCCTTATCGCTCAAAGTCATGGCATTTTCATCAACTTTATCAAACCATTTCAGCGCCTGAACATAATTAGCCTGTTCAAAGTAATAATGTGCTACTTCGATATATGCCTGATTTTGCTTGGTACTGGTCGGGTAATTTTCGACAAAATTCTCCATCATCTGATCAGCGCCCGATTGCTCCAGTCGGATAGCACAATTGGCACTGTAGTAAGCGCAATCAGCTTTTACTTCCGAGCTGTTATTAGCACTCTTTACTTTGTCAAAAAGAATTTGAGCAGCCTGATACTGCTTGTCTTTGTATAGCGACAACGCTTTTTGATAATCCACCAAATCGTGCGTATAGATGTTCGATTGTTGTGCCGCCAGGTTCATCGCACCGAGCGTTAAGGAAATAAATAATAGCCTATCTAATTTTCGCATTGTTACTTTTTTTAAAAAACCAAATATATCAAAATATACTGGTATTAACGTTTGTCCGGTTTTGTTTATTGCAAAGGTTTCCCTCAAAAACCAAACCAAATAATTTCTTACGAAAACAAAATTGCCGTAATTTTCACATTAAATTTTGCCGAACTCGCTTAACTTCTTATTTTTACCAAAATAAACATTCCTAAATTATGTCACAAACGATTCTTTCCCTTACAGACGTAACCATATATCAAGAAAACAATGCTGTTTTAAGCCATATCAATCTGGAAGTAAAAAACGGTGAATTTATTTACATCATTGGGAAAACCGGTTCCGGGAAAAGTAGTTTTATGAAAACGCTATATGCTGATTTACCTTTAACAGAAGGCGAAGGAAC contains:
- a CDS encoding tetratricopeptide repeat protein, giving the protein MRKLDRLLFISLTLGAMNLAAQQSNIYTHDLVDYQKALSLYKDKQYQAAQILFDKVKSANNSSEVKADCAYYSANCAIRLEQSGADQMMENFVENYPTSTKQNQAYIEVAHYYFEQANYVQALKWFDKVDENAMTLSDKERYNFQKGYCYFTAKNKKEAEKYFNKVANSKEYGSQAKYYLGYMAYETDNYKDATQYFDQVADKDKYKEKMSYFQADMNFKLGNFQKAIDLGIPQLSKSDANEKSELSKIIGESYFNLKQYDKALPYLTEYKGKKGKWNNTDFYQLGYAYYKAGDYENAIAQFNKIINGQDAVAQNAYYHLAESYLKTDKKQQALNAFKNASEMEFDAKIQEDAYLNYAKLSYDIGNPYQSVPEVLMGYLNKYPNTSYKAEIESLLINSYITSKNYKEALVLLEKSKTPENKLAYQKVTFYRGLELYTDGNYNEALALFKKSIAEQRDAKFTTRAIFWKAETEYVLGQFGDALISFKQFLGNAEAKNTPEYKNANYDLAYTYFKQKEYEQAAKYFQEYINIAKDDKVRLNDAYLRMADCYFVTTKYWPAMEAYNKAIELKSVDADYAYFQKAISYGFVSRNDKKVEELNAFLKAYPKSKYADDALYEMGNTYVTLNNTEKALQAYDRLIADYKDSSYSAKAILRQGLIYYNAEKDEQALAKLKKVVAEYPRSQEAMEAVSTARLIYVDSGKVDEYASWVRTLDFVDVTDADLDKTSYEAAEKQYLQNNLKQAISGFTSYLASFPNGISALKANFYLAQAYFAEGLGSNAVPNYEYVIGKSRNEFTEQSLARLSEIHLKKNDYAKAIPVLKRLETEADFPQNVTFAQSNLMKSYYEQKDYPNAVIYADKVLANTKIEDRIKSDAQIIVARSAIKSNDEVKAKAAYAKLLTIAKGELAAEALYYDAYFKNKDGKFEASNTAVQKLAKDYSGYKYFGAKGLVIMAKNFYGLKDSFQATYILESVIKNFSNYQDVVEEAKKELDFIKSEEAKRNSSITN